From Antennarius striatus isolate MH-2024 chromosome 9, ASM4005453v1, whole genome shotgun sequence, one genomic window encodes:
- the LOC137601242 gene encoding syndecan-2-like encodes MWSLRLLFIVGLAAGFISEKFFVSSQSPFPAGDDLYLEEQTSGDPIGSEDGKDYLIPPDDEDGDGSGSGSGDYDGTDLIDEAEILLKFFNATKTEVVPSQPQTTADSPLNPPVTTSKDIKIIPFPEGDSRNKEASVDPTADWLTQSTSRITIPPSESTITKSTVDISVNKDTDENSLDRWNVAPPKNTGDEVPKNLDDNEIVAVDGRGSRIYELDSPKDVTSENLWERTEVLAAVIACGVVGFLCAVFLLVLLAYRMKKKDEGSYDLGDTKLSTTQYHKAPTKEFYA; translated from the exons ATGTGGAGTCTGCGGTTGTTGTTTATCGTCGGGCTAGCGGCTGGGTTTATCAGTGAAAAA TTCTTCGTCTCCTCCCAGTCACCTTTTCCTGCAGGAGATGACCTATACCTAGAGGAACAAACATCAGGTGACCCTATAGGTAGTGAAGATGGCAAAGATTATTTAATTCCtccagatgatgaagatggtgatggtTCAGGCTCTGGATCTGGAGACTATG ATGGCACAGACTTGATAGATGAGGCAGAAATACTCTTGAAGTTCTTCAACGCCACCAAGACTGAAGTGGTTCCAAGTCAACCCCAAACAACAGCAGACTCTCCTCTCAACCCTCCTGTGACCACGTCGAAGGACATCAAGATAATTCCATTCCCTGAGGGAGACAGCAGGAATAAG GAGGCAAGTGTTGACCCAACAGCTGATTGGTTGACACAGTCTACCAGTCGCATCACCATCCCTCCAAGTGAATCTACCATAACTAAATCCACTGTGGACATCAGTGTAAACAAGGACACAGATGAGAACAGTCTGGATAGGTGGAATGTTGCACCACCCAAAAATACTGGCGATGAGGTCCCCAAGAACTTGGACGACAATGAAATTGTGGCCGTAGATGGCAGGGGCAGCAGAATTTATGAACTGGATTCTCCCAAGGATGTGACCTCAGAAAACCTGTGGGAAAGGACTGAGGTGCTGGCAG CTGTCATAGCTTGTGGCGTGGTCGGATTCCTCTGTGCTGTTTTCCTCCTTGTCCTGCTCGCCTACCGCATGAAGAAGAAGGATGAAGGCAGCTATGACCTGGGAGACACCAAGCTTTCCACAACGCAGTATCACAAAGCACCAACCAAGGAGTTCTATGCCTGA
- the mrs2 gene encoding magnesium transporter MRS2 homolog, mitochondrial, with amino-acid sequence MAGYVKTLSRNGLEVKLRRVLLTGCINCAGMCLPFNGSFFPKRRCSSIFSSRLGAIGTFMLCGIRTAVCPLRSAATSGTIKPRLNAYSEVVSRTPVTSGCQHRRSQSATWRNEKLLKQVAPGPVSFVRHRVTDACVSSVSPFFVVMKFDKEGNVTTFEKKKTELCQELSLQARDLRFQHATSLTARNSCIIIRMESLKSIVTPESLLVLDFRGMGLERWLVLELAPQLASQTHTLPFEFRALEAILQNKVNNLQARLSDVNSIILDTLESLVDPKILSADRSKLHMLLQSSKSLSELDTDVKVFKDSLLKILDEDEIIEEFCLTKWTDPRVFEESSLGIDHAEEMELLLENYYMQAEELGNRTRELKGLIDDSENVIFINLDSHRNVMMRLDLQLTMGSFSLNLFGLIGVAFGMNLMSTFEEEPCMFWLVTGFMFLGSGLIWRRLLSFLGRHLAPAAPPLIPPLWKRSLKATDVKSGPR; translated from the exons ATGGCAGGTTATGTGAAGACTCTGTCTCGTAATGGCCTGGAGGTCAAGCTACGCCGGGTGCTGCTGACCGGATGTATTAACTGTGCCGGGATGTGTCTCCCATTCAATGGAAGCTTTTTTCCAAAGCGTCGTTGCAGTTCTATTTTCTCCTCAAGACTTGGTGCGATCGGAACCTTCATGCTTTGCGGTATTCGTACAGCAGTCTGTCCGCTGAGGTCTGCTGCTACATCTGGAACTATTAAACCCAGATTGAACGCCTACAGTGAGGTGGTATCAAGAACGCCAGTGACGTCTGGATGTCAACACAGAAGATCTCAGTCTGCGACGTGGAGAAATGAGAAGCTGCTAAAACAAGTTGCACCGGGCCCCG tgtCCTTCGTCCGCCACAGAGTGACCGATGCCTGCGTTTCAAGTGTGTCTCCATTTTTTGTAGTG ATGAAATTTGACAAAGAGGGAAATGTGACAACATTTG agaagaagaaaacagaactgTGCCAGGAGCTTAGTCTTCAGGCACGAGACCTTCGCTTTCAGCACGCTACCAGCCTCACTGCCAGAAACAGCTGCATTATCATACGAATGGAG TCTTTGAAATCCATTGTGACCCCAGAATCCCTGTTGGTGTTAGATTTTCGTGGAATGGGATTGGAGCGTTGGCTGGTCCTGGAGTTGGCTCCTCAGCTagcctcacagacacacactttgccCTTTGAGTTCAGAGCACTAGAGGCCATACTGCAGAACAAG GTAAATAACCTTCAAGCTCGCCTCAGTGATGTCAACTCAATAATACTGGACACATTGGAATCCCTTGTTGATCCTAAAATCCTGTCTGCAGATAGAAGTAAGCTACATatgctgctgcagagcagcaaaAG CTTATCAGAGTTGGACACAGACGTAAAAGTTTTTAAGGATTCCTTGCTGAAGATTTTGGATGAGGATGAGATCATTGAAGAGTTTTGTTTGACCAAGTGGACGGACCCAAGAGTTTT TGAGGAGAGTAGTTTGGGTATTGACCACGCTGAAGAGATGGAGCTGTTGTTGGAGAATTACTATATGCAG GCTGAGGAGTTGGGGAACAGGACCAGAGAGCTGAAAGGACTAATAGATGACTCTGAGAATGTTATTTTTATCAACCTGGACAG cCATCGTAACGTGATGATGAGGCTGGATCTGCAGCTGACGATGGGCTCCTTCTCCCTGAACCTGTTTGGTCTGATTGGAGTTGCTTTTGGAATGAACTTAATGTCGACATTTGAAGAG GAGCCTTGTATGTTCTGGCTAGTTACAGGATTCATGTTTTTGGGCAGTGGGCTTATCTGGAGGCGGCTGCTCTCATTCTTGGGACGACACCTAGCACCTGCGGCACCCCCACTG ATCCCTCCACTTTGGAAGAGAAGTCTAAAAGCAACTGATGTCAAATCAGGACCCAGATGA
- the LOC137601367 gene encoding integrin beta-1-like — MDLKLLCLFLLLVLISHSCTKKQTCPKSASNCDECIQSSPKCVWCASPSFSIRCNTLKGLQRAGCPKQYMYNPQSGVEVLKNESSTEPMSAEAPFLQPQELSLRLRPGASQSFPLTITMPTDQPVTELKMDISPLPAGVNITLTTIDNRNPMVVQVNVGNVHCASGSVKEMQNRTGPWSFYITPRQFPMSVKLNITLECQCGCTRDREEYSLGCSGHGALVCGRCECYSPYVGQQCQTDAYFSLDERACRSGPNAPLCSGRGKCVEGFCECDNREKPEEKYSGQFCQCSNFDCPRFQNRICGGHGKCQCGNCVCDDDWMGEDCSCSMETATCMAYNQMLCNGRGSCQCGTCMCTPPYMGATCEDCPTCIGVCQQHRDCVECRAFGTGRKKNRCDEECGYLTVRMVELKQEITEPLCSMRSREDSCIFHYTYSRTPSGGQLIVLRDRDCPRM, encoded by the exons ATGGATCTGAAGCTGCTGTgtctcttcctgctgctggttCTGATAAGTCATAGCtgcaccaaaaaacaaacatgtcccAAATCCGCTTCCAACTGTGATGAGTGCATCCAGTCCAGCCCCAAGTGTGTTTGGTGTGCGTCTCCTTCTTTTAGCATCCGCTGTAATACCTTAAAGGGACTGCAGAGGGCAGGCTGTCCCAAACAGTACATGTATAACCCTCAGAGTGGAGTGGAGGTCCTTAAGAATGAGAGCAg CACTGAGCCGATGAGTGCCGAGGCCCCATTCCTCCAACCCCAGGAGCTCTCTCTACGTTTGAGGCCAGGGGCCAGCCAGTCCTTCCCTCTCACGATCACCATGCCTACAGACCAGCCAGTCACAGAGCTTAAAATGGATATCAGCCCTCTGCCAGCTGGAGTCAACATTACACTTACAACCATCGACAATAGGAACCCAATGGTTGTACAG GTAAATGTTGGAAATGTCCACTGTGCCAGTGGGAGTGTCAAAGAGATGCAGAACAGGACTGGGCCATGGAGTTTCTACATCACACCCAGGCAATTTCCAATGAGTGTGAAGTTAAACATAACTTTGGAGT GTCAGTGTGGCTGCACAAGAGACCGTGAGGAATACAGTCTTGGCTGCAGTGGCCACGGGGCTCTGGTGTGTGGCCGCTGTGAGTGCTACAGTCCTTATGTTGGGCAACAATGCCAGACAGATGCATATTTTTCTCTAGATGAAAGAGCCTGCCGTTCTGGCCCAAATGCCCCTTTATGCAGTGGTAGGGGGAAGTGTGTGGAGGGCTTCTGTGAGTGTGACAACAGAGAAAAACCGGAAGAAAAATATAGTGGACAATTCTGCCAGTGCAGCAACTTTGACTGTCCTCGCTTTCAGAACAG AATCTGCGGGGGCCATGGCAAGTGCCAGTGTGGAAACTGTGTCTGTGACGATGATTGGATGGGTGAAGACTGCAGCTGCTCCATGGAAACTGCTACCTGTATGGCTTACAACCAGATGCTGTGTAATGGTCGAGGGTCTTGTCAGTGTGGAACATGTATGTGCACTCCTCCATATATGGGGGCGACCTGTGAGGACTGCCCAACTTGTATAGGTGTATGCCAGCAGCACAGAGATTGTGTGGAATGTCGGGCATTTGGGACAGGAAGGAAGAAGAACAG GTGTGACGAAGAGTGTGGCTACCTCACTGTAAGGATGGTGGAGCTCAAACAAGAGATCACCGAACCACTATGTTCGATGAGAAGCCGTGAGGACTCTTGCATCTTCCACTACACCTACTCCAGAACGCCCTCGGGAGGACAGTTGATTGTACTACGGGATAGAGATTGTCCTCGGATGTAA
- the LOC137601713 gene encoding lipid scramblase CLPTM1L-like: MLPSCYTKPGSSGAKRCSIAKLLLGVFVVYMLHTVWLIYGFLNTRACDGDTGELCIASYLAARPRLQLSVFTCLVPDNSQLNLVVKIDPFDPLSRFNRQVNVSLPQQTRANGSLYAVVYVHKAGISPLEDSREVHYAAQLTTYITPTHTVEQRDMKRLRPRSENPVSHWKPRLPITVMSEDFTFNKAALPSDVRRYMRVSQYEQQLMYLPLLLVDELSFRMKDLMEISSRDAELPLTVSYEGISLRGFRFWVHLQDVVYSLEQFGFTEEYVDEIKETLVGSNLYLLVVTALITALQLICEFLALKNDISSWRKKKTMGGMSRNTVLWRCLSMLLIFLHLLEQTSLLVLLPVGLGACVEVWKVFKVFNIQPQLKNSKLHVKMDDEERKTVEYDTEASSYVSYLVYPLCISGAIFSLAYLRQKSYFSWLMNTLVTGVYAFGFLSMAPQLFINYKLQSVNHLQGAVLMYRGVNTLITDFCSCASFFFSAKILSSPHQLSCFRDELLFFLYLYQRRRYTPKARKRESGMHIKKLKTQ, from the exons ATGTTACCGTCTTGTTACACCAAACCGGGCAGCAGTGGCGCTAAACGATGCTCTATCGCGAAACTGCTGCTGGGGGTGTTTGTGGTTTACATGCTCCACACCGTCTGGCTGATCTACGGCTTCCTCAACACCAGAGCCTGTGATGGGGACACAGGAGAGCTCTGCATCGCCTCCTACCTCGCAGCAAGACCAAGACTGCAG CTGAGTGTCTTCACCTGCCTTGTGCCAGACAACAGCCAACTCAACCTCGTTGTAAAAATAGACCCATTTGATCCACTCTCTAGATTTAACAG GCAGGTCAATGTCTCACTACCACAGCAGACTAGAGCTAATGGCTCTTTGTATGCAGTTGTGTATGTTCACAAAGCTGGCATTTCACCCCTGGAGGATAGCAGAGAAGTCCACTACGCAGCTCAGCTCACCACCTACATTACTCCCACACACACTGTGGAGCAGAGAGACATGAAG AGGCTGAGGCCAAGATCAGAGAATCCTGTATCCCATTGGAAACCTCGCCTGCCAATCACTGTGATGTCAGAGGACTTCACCTTCAACAAGGCGGCGCTGCCTAGTGATGTGCGGCGCTACATGAGAGT CTCTCAGTATGAACAACAGTTGATGTaccttcctctgctgctggtTGATGAGCTCAGCTTTAGAATGAAAGACCTCATG GAGATCAGCAGCAGAGATGCAGAACTTCCTCTGACTGTGTCCTATGAGGGGATCTCTCTACGGGGCTTCAGGTTCTGGGTACATTTACAGGATGTGGTTTATTCCTTGGAACAATTtg GTTTCACAGAGGAGTATGTAGATGAGATAAAAGAAACACTGGTGGGCTCCAATCTGTACCTGTTGGTAGTGACTGCACTCATCACAGCTCTACAA ctcATCTGTGAATTCCTGGCTCTTAAAAATGACATCAGCTcatggagaaagaagaagaccaTGGGGGGGATGTCAAGGAACACTG TTTTGTGGCGTTGTCTCAGCATGCTGCTGATTTTTCTCCATCTGCTAGAACAGACCAGTTTGCTAGTTCTGCTTCCTGTCGGACTGGGAGCATGTGTAGAG GTGTGGAAGGTCTTTAAAGTCTTCAATATCCAGCCACAGTTGAAAAACTCCAAACTCCAT GTAAAGATGGATGAcgaagaaagaaagacagtgGAGTATGATACAGAG GCGTCATCATATGTGTCCTACTTGGTCTATCCTCTGTGCATCAGTGGAGCTATTTTCTCACTGGCCTACTTACGCCAGAAGAG TTACTTTTCTTGGTTGATGAACACTCTGGTGACTG gAGTGTATGCCTTTGGATTCTTGTCTATGGCCCCACAGCTTTTCATCAACTACAAG CTGCAGTCTGTGAACCACCTGCAAGGGGCAGTCTTGATGTACAGA GGAGTGAACACGCTGATCACAGATTTCTGCTCCTGtgcctcctttttcttttccgcTAAAATCCTTTCTTCTCCTCATCAACTTTCCTGCTTCAGAGACGAGCTCCTCTTTTTCCTGTATCTCTACCAACGAAG GCGATACACTCCCAAAGCTAGGAAGCGAGAGTCTGGAATGCACATCAAGAAATTGAAGACTCAATGA
- the iqcg gene encoding dynein regulatory complex protein 9: MSLSHIQSLRLAAVLEDCAVQLDILGCTLKLRIDQKTGPAAPGLCLELQEKHSVSPLQETLEEDPVIMNRRENRELELKKQTLKSLHAEAQQKNEKLQEIIKVIEDLKHELSEQKTKIASRERIEKTHAEMQLQQVQKQNIQAERSLLRQVELLTQELKNAAEIQDMLVTFLDNQHQEWQEELQQWKQQTEEMLQQKKQQLNNVCCKRTVIADRLMDTEERIGDMEQMVMEDEEEQEKLRQLEEQIRAATKIQAWWRGCMVRRGLGSFKKEGKKKKGKKGKKKK; the protein is encoded by the exons ATGTCCCTGTCCCACATTCAGAGTCTCCGACTGGCAGCTGTACTGGAGGATTGTGCAGTCCAGTTGGACATACTGGGATGCACTCTAAAATTGCGGATTGACCAGAAGACAGGACCTGCAGCTCCTGGG TTGTGTttggagctgcaggagaagcACAGTGTCAGTCCTCTGCAGGAGACATTGGAGGAGGACCCTGTTATCATGAACAG ACGTGAAAACAGAGAGTTGGagcttaaaaaacaaactttaaagaGCTTGCATGCGGAGGCCCAGCAGAAAAATGAGAAACTGCAG GAAATTATCAAAGTCATCGAAGACCTGAAACATGAGCTGAgtgagcagaaaacaaagattGCTAGCAGGGAGAGGATTGAGAAAACACATGCAGAGATGCAGCTCCAGCAGGTGCAAAAACAGAACATCCAAGCTGAGAGGTCGCTTCTTCGCCAGGTGGAG CTGCTGACCCAAGAGCTTAAGAACGCAGCCGAAATACAAGATATGCTAGTGACTTTCCTTGACAATCAGCATCAG GAGTGGCAGGAAGAGCTTCAGCAGTGGAAACAGCAGACAGAGGAGATGCTTCAGCAGAAAAAGCAGCAGCTCAATAATGTGTGTTGTAAAAGAACAGTGATTGCGGACAGGCTGATGGACACGGAGGAGAGG ATTGGGGACATGGAGCAGATGGTgatggaggacgaggaggaacaggagaagCTGCGTCAACTGGAAGAACAGATCAGAGCTGCTACCAAG ATACAGGCCTGGTGGAGAGGCTGCATGGTCCGCAGAGGCCTTGGTAGTTTCAAAAAGGAAGGcaagaaaaagaagggaaaaaagggaaagaaaaagaaatga